A genomic stretch from Natronomonas gomsonensis includes:
- the cofG gene encoding 7,8-didemethyl-8-hydroxy-5-deazariboflavin synthase subunit CofG, with translation MFGAGEYGVEVTVEEAAVERLLDTTPADVSSAPELTFARNVFVPLTTACRYTCTYCTYYDPPGQASLLSPEEIRDICQRGADAGCTEALFTFGDDPDDRYTAIHEQLAEWGHDSIHAYLREACEIALDVGLLPHANPGDQTREQMELVADVNASMGVMLETTAEVQAHGGPRAKEPGQRLATLATAGELGVPFTTGILVGIGESWQDRAESILAIRDLQERYGHIQEVIVQPVVNNDRWQSGSPDVETMRRVTAMARVGLPEEVSVQSPPNLAPVRELLDCGIDDLGGVSPVTDDHINPEYAWPQLRELESIAEEAGVPLNERLPVYERYIEDGWLSERIEAALDADDAAGERYRALLVD, from the coding sequence GTGTTCGGAGCAGGCGAGTACGGTGTCGAGGTAACCGTCGAGGAGGCGGCCGTCGAGCGACTGCTCGATACCACGCCCGCCGACGTTTCGAGCGCTCCCGAGTTGACGTTCGCGCGCAACGTATTCGTCCCGCTGACGACCGCCTGTCGCTATACATGTACCTACTGCACCTACTACGACCCACCGGGACAGGCGTCGCTGCTGTCGCCTGAAGAAATCCGCGACATCTGCCAGCGCGGTGCCGACGCGGGGTGTACGGAGGCGCTTTTCACCTTCGGCGACGACCCCGACGACCGGTACACGGCGATTCACGAGCAACTCGCGGAGTGGGGTCACGACTCGATTCACGCCTACCTCCGGGAGGCCTGCGAAATCGCTCTCGACGTGGGACTGTTGCCCCACGCCAACCCCGGCGACCAGACCCGCGAGCAGATGGAACTGGTCGCCGACGTGAACGCCTCGATGGGCGTGATGTTGGAGACCACCGCCGAAGTGCAGGCCCACGGCGGGCCGCGGGCGAAGGAGCCGGGCCAGCGACTCGCCACCCTCGCTACCGCGGGGGAACTCGGCGTCCCGTTCACGACGGGCATCCTCGTCGGCATCGGCGAATCCTGGCAGGACCGCGCCGAGAGCATCCTTGCGATTCGGGACCTCCAGGAGCGCTACGGCCACATCCAAGAGGTCATCGTCCAGCCCGTCGTGAACAACGACCGCTGGCAGAGCGGGTCGCCGGACGTCGAAACCATGCGCAGAGTGACGGCGATGGCACGGGTCGGCCTTCCCGAGGAAGTGAGCGTCCAGTCGCCGCCGAATCTCGCGCCCGTTCGGGAGTTACTCGACTGCGGCATCGACGATTTGGGCGGCGTCTCGCCGGTCACCGACGACCACATCAACCCCGAGTACGCGTGGCCACAACTGCGTGAACTGGAGTCAATCGCCGAGGAGGCCGGCGTCCCGCTGAACGAGCGGCTTCCGGTGTACGAACGGTACATCGAAGACGGGTGGCTCTCCGAGCGCATCGAGGCGGCGCTGGACGCCGACGATGCCGCCGGGGAACGCTACCGGGCGCTGTTGGTTGATTAA
- the cofH gene encoding 7,8-didemethyl-8-hydroxy-5-deazariboflavin synthase subunit CofH, giving the protein MDAFEASANVPRDSFEFEHRPETEQSFENALAKARSGDRLDVDDAIELLTTGTERDGIDLERKEQVLEAADRRRAEVVGEEVTFVANLNNNITTACNTGCLFCNFKDRSEQFRTTYQDDHGGFTKTPDESREIVRDAVERGIYEVTSVSGLHPAFALDDEHREILESSDRGDLNYRPPEEYEVDPRTYVEQIRAMAVDGVHVHSMTPEEAYHARRGTDWSYEEVFRRLKNAGLDSVPGTAAEILVDEVREVICPAKIDTGEWLEAMEAAANVGLDTTATIMYGHVDNEAHRALHLDRIRELQDRTGNITEFVPLSFVHHDTPLAERGMVDSGATVHEDELMIAVSRLYLDNVEHIQSSWVKYGDAQGLKMLSCGADDFMGTILSEEITKRAGGEYGEFRSFQEYVDMISAIGRVPVERSTDYEKRRRIDPEDGPHGPELGLNADGTPLVSR; this is encoded by the coding sequence ATGGACGCGTTCGAGGCGTCGGCGAACGTCCCGCGGGATTCCTTCGAGTTCGAACACCGCCCCGAGACGGAGCAATCCTTCGAGAACGCCCTCGCGAAGGCACGGAGCGGCGACCGACTCGACGTCGACGATGCCATCGAGTTGTTGACCACCGGAACCGAGCGGGACGGCATCGACCTCGAACGCAAAGAGCAAGTGTTAGAGGCCGCCGACCGCCGTCGCGCCGAGGTCGTCGGCGAGGAAGTCACGTTCGTCGCCAACCTCAACAACAACATCACGACCGCCTGCAACACCGGGTGTCTGTTCTGTAACTTCAAGGACCGCTCCGAGCAGTTCCGCACGACCTACCAGGACGACCACGGCGGCTTCACGAAGACGCCCGACGAGTCGCGGGAAATCGTCCGAGATGCCGTCGAACGCGGCATCTACGAGGTGACTTCGGTGTCGGGACTCCACCCCGCCTTCGCGCTCGACGACGAACACCGCGAAATACTCGAATCGAGCGACCGCGGCGACCTCAACTACCGCCCACCCGAAGAGTACGAGGTCGACCCCCGAACGTACGTCGAACAGATTCGGGCGATGGCCGTCGACGGCGTCCACGTCCACTCGATGACGCCCGAGGAGGCCTACCACGCCCGCCGCGGCACCGACTGGAGTTACGAAGAGGTGTTCCGCCGTCTGAAGAACGCCGGCCTCGACTCCGTACCAGGCACCGCCGCCGAAATCCTCGTCGACGAAGTCCGGGAGGTCATCTGTCCGGCGAAAATCGATACCGGCGAGTGGCTTGAGGCGATGGAAGCCGCCGCCAACGTGGGGTTAGACACCACCGCGACCATCATGTACGGCCACGTCGACAACGAGGCCCACCGCGCGCTGCACCTCGACCGGATTCGAGAGTTACAGGACCGAACCGGGAACATCACCGAGTTCGTCCCGCTGTCGTTCGTCCACCACGACACCCCGCTGGCCGAACGCGGAATGGTCGACTCCGGGGCGACCGTCCACGAGGACGAACTGATGATAGCCGTCTCACGGCTGTATCTCGACAACGTCGAGCACATCCAGTCGTCGTGGGTGAAATACGGCGACGCTCAAGGGCTGAAGATGCTCTCCTGTGGCGCCGACGACTTCATGGGCACCATCCTCTCGGAGGAAATCACGAAACGCGCCGGCGGCGAGTACGGGGAGTTCCGGTCGTTCCAGGAGTACGTGGACATGATTTCGGCCATCGGACGCGTTCCCGTCGAGCGCTCGACGGACTACGAGAAACGCCGCCGCATCGACCCCGAGGACGGCCCCCACGGGCCGGAGTTGGGGCTGAACGCCGACGGCACGCCCCTGGTGTCGCGTTAA
- the tmk gene encoding dTMP kinase, whose translation MLITLEGIDGSGKTTVREALADSHPEAVFTREPTESWYGEAVNRSINDDAADPMAELFLYTADHADHLSRVVRPALNEGKTVISDRYSDSRYAYQGATLSGVVKQPMAYIKGVHEPFTRKPDATLYFDVPPKTGADRAGATNKFEAADYLEAVQQNYERLIDAEPNRFVRIDATQSPEEVIASAERVVADLLD comes from the coding sequence ATGCTCATCACGCTCGAAGGTATCGACGGCAGCGGGAAGACGACCGTCCGGGAGGCGCTGGCCGACAGCCATCCCGAGGCGGTGTTCACCCGCGAGCCGACCGAGTCGTGGTACGGTGAGGCCGTCAACCGCTCCATCAACGACGACGCTGCCGACCCGATGGCGGAGTTGTTCCTCTACACCGCCGACCACGCCGACCACCTCTCCCGTGTTGTTCGCCCGGCGCTGAACGAGGGCAAGACCGTCATTTCCGACCGGTATTCGGATTCCCGGTACGCCTATCAGGGGGCGACGCTTTCGGGTGTCGTCAAACAGCCGATGGCGTACATCAAGGGCGTCCACGAGCCGTTCACCCGGAAGCCCGACGCGACGCTGTACTTCGACGTGCCGCCGAAGACGGGTGCCGACCGCGCGGGCGCGACGAACAAGTTCGAGGCCGCCGACTACCTCGAAGCAGTCCAGCAGAACTACGAACGACTCATCGACGCCGAACCGAACCGGTTCGTCCGTATCGACGCCACCCAGTCGCCGGAGGAAGTCATCGCGTCGGCCGAGCGAGTGGTCGCCGACCTCCTCGATTAG
- a CDS encoding thiamine pyrophosphate-dependent enzyme, with protein sequence MHRVLGERDLSAVDSDLARRLLCEMVRARIFDERAFALQRQGWMSGYPPFRGQEASQVGAATAMADGDWLVPTYRTNAAQLTRGVPMADILRFRRGYPEFGSDHDLSILPQAVPIASQIPHAVGVGMAATHRDTDEAVLCYFGDGATSEGDFHEGLNFAGVFEAPVVFFCENNGWAISTPESAQTASDTIAKKADAYGIEGVRVDGNDPLATYEVVTEALSMAREGRPVLVESLTYRQGPHTTSDDPERYADRDTFPEWRTADPIERFEAALGEAGIVDEGFIEDTRGRAEETFAAAKREAETADSTRDPEDLFDSVYEMAPPIFEAQRRELSEWFERHGDPYENE encoded by the coding sequence ATGCACCGTGTCCTCGGCGAGCGGGACCTCTCGGCGGTCGATTCCGACCTCGCGCGACGCCTGTTGTGCGAGATGGTTCGGGCTCGCATCTTCGACGAACGAGCCTTTGCGCTCCAGCGACAGGGGTGGATGAGCGGCTATCCGCCGTTTCGCGGACAGGAGGCCTCACAGGTCGGCGCGGCGACGGCGATGGCCGACGGCGACTGGCTGGTGCCGACGTATCGTACCAACGCCGCCCAGTTGACCCGCGGTGTCCCGATGGCCGACATCCTTCGATTTCGGCGTGGCTACCCGGAGTTCGGGTCGGACCACGACCTGTCCATTCTGCCGCAGGCGGTCCCCATCGCCTCCCAGATCCCACACGCCGTCGGCGTCGGGATGGCCGCGACCCATCGCGACACGGACGAGGCGGTGCTGTGTTACTTCGGCGATGGCGCGACCTCAGAGGGGGATTTCCACGAAGGGCTGAACTTCGCGGGGGTCTTCGAGGCGCCGGTCGTCTTCTTCTGTGAGAACAACGGCTGGGCCATCTCGACACCGGAATCCGCCCAGACTGCAAGCGACACCATCGCAAAAAAGGCCGACGCCTACGGAATCGAGGGCGTTCGTGTCGATGGCAACGACCCGCTTGCGACCTACGAGGTCGTCACCGAGGCGCTGTCGATGGCCCGCGAAGGACGGCCCGTCCTCGTCGAGAGTCTCACCTACCGACAGGGGCCCCACACCACCAGCGACGACCCCGAACGCTACGCGGACCGAGACACGTTCCCCGAGTGGCGGACGGCCGACCCAATCGAGCGCTTCGAGGCGGCACTCGGTGAGGCCGGCATCGTCGACGAGGGGTTCATCGAGGACACCCGCGGGCGGGCCGAGGAAACCTTTGCGGCCGCCAAACGTGAGGCCGAAACCGCCGACTCGACCCGCGACCCCGAGGACCTCTTCGATTCGGTGTACGAGATGGCTCCGCCGATTTTCGAGGCTCAGCGGAGGGAACTGAGCGAGTGGTTCGAGCGCCACGGCGACCCCTACGAGAACGAGTAG
- a CDS encoding Lrp/AsnC ligand binding domain-containing protein — MVRAFIMVKAGSGHAESLLGTVRGLRHVADANVVAGDFDVIVEAEAEEVYDVINGVATKVRELDNVDDTKTYVCLE, encoded by the coding sequence ATGGTCCGTGCGTTCATCATGGTGAAGGCAGGTTCGGGACACGCCGAGTCGCTCTTGGGGACGGTTCGCGGACTGAGACACGTCGCCGACGCGAACGTCGTGGCCGGCGATTTCGACGTCATCGTCGAGGCCGAGGCCGAGGAAGTGTACGACGTTATCAACGGCGTGGCCACGAAGGTTCGAGAACTCGACAACGTCGACGACACCAAGACCTACGTCTGTCTGGAGTGA
- a CDS encoding potassium channel family protein: protein MRFVIVGAGRVGMRTARVLREEDHDVVIIEPDETKVSRLDDEGFDVVQGDGSDEETLLAVGLEDADGIAGLSGDLVVNFVACMIGKTHDCRTVLRVDDDYREYVVQKYASDVDEVIYPERLGAIAAKNALVGGNIRAVADIAQNLQLVQLTITPESPMRGYSLTELELPADSRLLAFGKADGRLELPGPDDSLEAGDRVVIIADFSVLRDVEQIIVGETSQVTATGGA, encoded by the coding sequence ATGAGATTCGTTATCGTTGGTGCCGGTCGGGTCGGAATGCGGACCGCCCGGGTGCTGCGTGAGGAGGACCACGACGTCGTCATCATCGAACCCGACGAGACGAAGGTGAGCAGACTCGACGACGAGGGGTTCGATGTCGTGCAGGGCGACGGCAGCGACGAGGAGACGCTGTTGGCGGTCGGCCTCGAGGATGCCGACGGCATCGCCGGCCTCTCCGGTGACCTCGTCGTCAACTTCGTCGCCTGCATGATAGGGAAGACCCACGACTGCCGGACGGTCCTCAGGGTCGACGACGACTACCGCGAATACGTCGTCCAGAAGTACGCCTCCGACGTCGACGAGGTCATCTACCCCGAGCGACTCGGTGCCATCGCCGCGAAGAACGCTCTCGTCGGCGGCAACATCCGTGCCGTCGCCGACATCGCCCAGAACCTCCAACTCGTCCAGTTGACCATCACGCCGGAGTCGCCGATGCGTGGCTACTCGTTGACGGAACTCGAACTGCCGGCTGACTCCCGACTGCTCGCCTTCGGGAAAGCCGACGGCAGGCTAGAACTCCCCGGTCCCGACGATTCACTGGAGGCCGGCGACCGGGTCGTCATCATCGCCGACTTCAGTGTCCTCCGCGACGTCGAACAGATTATCGTGGGTGAAACGAGTCAAGTTACGGCAACGGGGGGTGCCTGA
- a CDS encoding Lrp/AsnC family transcriptional regulator — protein MVVAYVMVKAHTGEADRLKNDIEAIDGVVSAHIVAGDVDIIAKVEVDSPADVKDIAATTVQNLDGVEDTRTYVAME, from the coding sequence ATGGTCGTCGCCTACGTGATGGTGAAAGCCCACACCGGGGAGGCCGACCGACTGAAAAACGACATCGAGGCCATCGACGGCGTCGTCTCGGCGCACATCGTCGCGGGCGACGTTGACATCATCGCCAAAGTGGAGGTCGATTCCCCCGCCGACGTCAAGGACATCGCGGCCACCACCGTCCAGAACCTCGACGGCGTCGAGGACACGCGGACGTACGTGGCGATGGAGTGA
- a CDS encoding DUF7113 family protein yields the protein MIHVRGSARGTDLTGTLFERGEDPPEFRGAPDDDAPYVWVCDAFYQVDSGGTTQELGEEEVQIAFESPMPRGFETREDAIEAAKEHVRTQFARLGVPEEEVTVEVIEVADEVAGA from the coding sequence ATGATTCACGTTCGGGGGTCGGCACGGGGGACCGATTTGACCGGGACGCTGTTCGAGCGTGGTGAGGACCCACCGGAGTTCCGGGGGGCGCCCGACGACGACGCGCCGTACGTCTGGGTGTGTGATGCCTTCTATCAGGTCGACAGCGGCGGGACGACCCAAGAACTCGGCGAGGAGGAGGTCCAAATCGCCTTCGAATCGCCGATGCCGCGGGGGTTCGAGACGCGGGAAGACGCAATCGAGGCCGCCAAAGAACACGTTCGGACGCAGTTCGCTCGCCTCGGCGTTCCCGAAGAGGAGGTGACCGTCGAGGTCATCGAAGTCGCAGACGAGGTCGCAGGCGCCTAA
- a CDS encoding DNA double-strand break repair nuclease NurA — MTLDPVHFDGIAQLAGRISQQVDATDHDSFAETVFEEFLDPLWYDGRRVIEPVGELRRRRIDAEDAALQEAPFPTQHGLDSGTINPTTFTNGLVLDVAQAAMAAVPSELDLHRARSVVATVHSNDATVDCGEDDWTVFDGGYSRGRILQAPHVNRYEEAVVHALSLYLAEVTHARTQSEVVDDLLILDGPIYPKGLLAWADRHPELADLLIEDERPRDVIEGYVELVETFADRGVPLVGFVKNSASKAITRAVRNKERAPWVDDGAFFERALRRTDDEGETRTDCLTFTNWFVSRCGVDEPLSADGDAVGVERERDPADYEVTFFCIYDPRDELLFRVEAPAVFTRDETTREAIAMQLLRDVAHERGPPLAVAKADELARISREEKAALGRAIEERFDAERDRSYDDERWGLVA, encoded by the coding sequence ATGACCCTCGACCCGGTCCACTTCGACGGCATCGCCCAACTGGCGGGGCGCATCAGCCAGCAGGTCGACGCCACGGACCATGACTCCTTCGCCGAGACGGTGTTCGAGGAGTTCCTCGACCCGCTGTGGTACGACGGCCGGCGCGTCATCGAACCCGTGGGTGAGTTGCGACGCCGCCGCATCGACGCCGAGGATGCCGCCCTCCAGGAAGCCCCGTTCCCGACCCAACACGGCCTCGATTCCGGCACCATCAACCCGACGACGTTCACGAACGGCCTCGTTCTCGACGTGGCACAGGCGGCGATGGCCGCCGTCCCCTCCGAACTCGACCTCCATCGTGCCCGGTCGGTCGTCGCGACGGTTCACTCCAACGACGCGACCGTCGACTGTGGCGAGGACGACTGGACGGTGTTCGACGGCGGATACTCCCGCGGTCGTATCCTGCAGGCGCCGCACGTCAACCGCTACGAGGAGGCAGTCGTCCACGCGCTGTCTTTGTATCTCGCGGAGGTGACCCACGCCCGAACGCAGTCGGAGGTGGTCGACGACTTGCTCATTCTCGACGGCCCCATCTACCCGAAAGGACTGCTCGCGTGGGCCGACCGACACCCGGAACTCGCCGACCTACTCATCGAGGACGAACGCCCGCGGGACGTAATCGAGGGGTACGTCGAGTTGGTCGAGACGTTCGCCGACCGCGGCGTTCCACTTGTCGGCTTCGTCAAGAACAGCGCCTCAAAGGCCATCACCCGCGCGGTCCGCAACAAAGAGCGCGCCCCGTGGGTCGACGACGGCGCGTTCTTCGAGCGGGCGCTCCGCCGGACCGACGACGAGGGAGAAACCCGGACCGACTGTCTCACGTTCACCAACTGGTTCGTCTCCCGGTGCGGCGTCGACGAACCGCTGTCGGCCGACGGCGACGCCGTCGGCGTCGAACGCGAACGCGACCCCGCCGACTACGAGGTGACGTTCTTCTGCATCTACGACCCCCGAGACGAACTCCTCTTTCGCGTGGAGGCCCCCGCCGTCTTCACCCGCGACGAAACGACACGGGAGGCGATTGCGATGCAGTTGCTCCGGGACGTGGCCCACGAACGCGGCCCGCCGCTCGCCGTCGCCAAGGCCGACGAACTCGCCCGCATCAGCCGCGAGGAGAAAGCCGCACTCGGGCGTGCAATCGAGGAGCGCTTCGACGCCGAACGCGACCGCAGTTACGACGACGAACGTTGGGGACTGGTCGCTTAG
- a CDS encoding NAD-binding protein encodes MAAEPERRHETPTLLRTQAAVLSTTVVAVLSVVTGLVNIGATTISGPLATIIPGYVARTAGFTGTMTGFGMLVSVYGLRRGYRVAWSSTVVLLPVTALQGLAQSSVLSLPLVALSVLSLPAVLLNRRYFDRRVDLNTTQLASLAAIVGVQAYGTIGTYALRDEFPQVNTVLDAFYFTLVTASTVGYGDITATTQLGRLFSMSVLLTGVASFGVALGTLLGPLIEARLATALGNMSDKQLDLLDDHYIVLGYGELTEPILENLNRDASVVVTRDTEKAKHLRDHGFEVVTGNPSDEEPLQRVHIERATALIAATNDDAQDALSILTARELNPDLRIVAAATDRENVRKLRRAGADVVLSPSVLGGRLLVESALGNDDPERTLGQILDLGD; translated from the coding sequence ATGGCGGCCGAACCGGAGAGACGACACGAGACACCGACGCTGTTACGGACCCAAGCGGCGGTGCTGTCGACGACGGTCGTCGCCGTGCTGTCGGTCGTCACCGGCCTCGTCAACATCGGTGCGACGACGATTTCCGGGCCGCTCGCCACCATCATTCCGGGGTACGTCGCTCGGACGGCCGGGTTCACCGGGACGATGACGGGGTTCGGCATGCTTGTCAGCGTCTACGGTCTCCGACGCGGCTACCGAGTGGCGTGGTCGTCGACGGTCGTTTTACTGCCCGTGACGGCCCTTCAGGGGTTGGCGCAGTCGAGCGTCCTCTCGCTTCCGCTCGTCGCCCTGTCGGTGCTTTCCCTTCCAGCAGTCCTCCTCAACCGCCGGTACTTCGACCGGCGCGTCGACCTCAACACGACACAGTTGGCCTCGCTGGCGGCCATCGTCGGCGTCCAAGCCTACGGCACCATCGGCACGTACGCGCTGCGCGATGAGTTCCCGCAGGTGAACACCGTCCTCGATGCCTTCTACTTCACGCTCGTCACCGCTTCGACCGTCGGCTACGGCGACATCACGGCGACGACACAGCTCGGGCGACTGTTCTCGATGTCGGTCCTGCTCACCGGCGTCGCCAGTTTCGGTGTCGCCCTCGGTACTCTGCTCGGCCCACTCATCGAGGCCCGCCTCGCGACCGCACTCGGAAACATGAGCGACAAACAACTCGACCTGTTGGACGACCACTACATCGTCCTCGGATACGGCGAACTGACCGAACCGATACTCGAAAACCTCAACCGCGACGCCTCGGTGGTCGTCACCCGCGACACCGAGAAGGCCAAACACCTCCGGGACCACGGGTTCGAGGTCGTCACCGGCAACCCCAGCGACGAGGAGCCGCTCCAGCGCGTCCACATCGAGCGGGCGACGGCGCTCATCGCCGCGACGAACGACGACGCACAGGACGCGCTGTCGATTCTGACCGCACGCGAACTCAACCCCGACCTCCGCATCGTCGCCGCGGCCACCGACCGCGAGAACGTCCGGAAACTCCGCCGAGCGGGCGCCGACGTGGTGTTGAGTCCCTCCGTTCTCGGCGGTCGGCTCCTCGTCGAGTCGGCGCTCGGCAACGACGACCCCGAGCGCACGCTGGGACAGATACTCGACCTCGGGGACTGA
- a CDS encoding TrkA C-terminal domain-containing protein: MVQALPVEILLGIYLGILTGIFPALIAWGLGFIFKYFTGVSIPAFGVIVLSLAIAGINGGLLALNDPAVLASGPRVVIALVVVLMVSMYAHSKGDQMGATFPKRLSLSKLRERTLSSDVVDLVGSRGEVRVEVIGEVIDMEGYPPLSEETRTAIKTGEWRLPADLPISELETRFADRLKTELDLADVSVSIDERGRATVIAAPPLSGISKRVPTGKRAVSLDVLVPTGVARGDEVLVVADGLSVEGTVVAARSGTKKEELKTDGGTEEVTPPVNVPTTTGGDGRVTVAVARSDAEKLLSAQRPKIVVTARGTRREFELISLLRQAGKRFRKFTVKPTSSLAGSTLAGANVRDNHDVAVLAVKRPNGWLVAPRGATELSAGDELFVVGTREALNAFEGVVG, encoded by the coding sequence ATGGTTCAAGCGCTCCCCGTCGAGATTCTGCTGGGTATCTATCTCGGCATCCTGACGGGAATCTTCCCGGCGCTCATTGCGTGGGGGCTCGGATTCATCTTCAAATATTTCACCGGTGTCTCCATCCCTGCCTTCGGTGTCATCGTTCTCTCGCTGGCGATTGCGGGTATCAACGGCGGACTGCTGGCACTGAACGACCCGGCGGTTCTCGCCTCCGGTCCCCGAGTCGTCATCGCACTCGTCGTCGTGTTGATGGTCTCGATGTACGCCCACTCGAAGGGCGACCAGATGGGTGCGACGTTCCCGAAACGGCTGTCGCTGTCGAAGTTGCGGGAGCGGACGCTGTCGAGCGACGTGGTCGACCTCGTCGGCTCCCGCGGCGAAGTCCGTGTCGAGGTCATCGGCGAGGTCATCGACATGGAGGGGTATCCGCCGCTGTCCGAGGAGACGCGAACGGCCATCAAGACCGGCGAGTGGCGGCTCCCTGCGGACCTCCCGATTTCGGAACTCGAGACGCGCTTCGCCGACCGACTGAAGACGGAACTTGACCTCGCCGACGTTTCGGTGTCGATCGACGAGCGTGGGCGAGCGACGGTCATCGCCGCGCCGCCGCTGTCGGGCATCTCCAAGCGAGTCCCGACCGGTAAACGGGCCGTCTCCCTCGACGTGCTCGTCCCCACGGGGGTCGCTCGGGGTGACGAGGTACTCGTCGTCGCGGATGGGCTCTCCGTCGAGGGGACCGTCGTCGCCGCCCGCTCCGGGACGAAAAAAGAGGAGTTGAAGACCGACGGCGGAACTGAGGAGGTCACACCCCCCGTCAACGTCCCGACGACGACGGGTGGGGATGGCCGTGTCACCGTCGCGGTCGCTCGCAGCGACGCCGAGAAACTGCTCTCGGCCCAGCGGCCGAAAATCGTCGTGACCGCCCGTGGAACCCGCCGGGAGTTCGAACTCATCTCGTTGCTTCGACAGGCCGGCAAGCGTTTCCGGAAATTCACGGTCAAGCCGACCAGTTCCCTTGCGGGGTCGACGCTGGCTGGGGCCAATGTCCGTGATAACCACGATGTCGCAGTACTGGCGGTCAAGCGCCCCAACGGCTGGCTGGTCGCCCCGCGTGGGGCGACGGAGCTATCGGCCGGCGACGAACTGTTCGTCGTCGGGACACGCGAGGCGCTCAACGCCTTCGAGGGGGTGGTCGGATGA
- a CDS encoding potassium transporter TrkA produces the protein MTLAQLAIVEGFLVDVARVAVLVLLAGVLGAIVGLIHRWYANEQVPDGLTVLIGLSSVALYLNTAGALGEVIGGTGGDLLALEMVAYNTITLFLSGVTASAGGRVGDRAGISVFAVSGRKSVEQDVSRIVKSVGRVTTVEVPDDIEDIDGYEPVDSATKDKLAGQTLLFPRRLTVEELQTRFVERLRIDYDVGYVDVEFAEDASIEYLALGRRESGLGPTLPPGSAAVAVRADPPNNASPGDAVQVWTTGDGEEASPHRVTNAELRGTAEDVVTLTMDERDARRFDTERRYRLVTLPVEARTDREFAAQLRAAEETTTAVTIESGSPLVNSSVGALDIAVVAVRTSAGDIEAIPPRRRPLAPGETVYAIARPAQLRQLEAAAAVDGQ, from the coding sequence ATGACCCTTGCACAACTCGCCATCGTCGAGGGGTTCCTCGTCGACGTGGCGCGTGTCGCGGTGTTGGTGCTGCTCGCTGGGGTGTTAGGCGCAATCGTGGGACTGATTCATCGGTGGTACGCCAACGAACAGGTTCCGGACGGTCTGACGGTACTCATAGGGCTCAGCAGCGTCGCACTGTATCTGAACACTGCCGGTGCGCTCGGTGAGGTCATTGGCGGTACCGGCGGGGACTTACTCGCTTTGGAGATGGTGGCCTACAACACCATCACGCTCTTCCTTTCGGGTGTCACGGCGAGTGCGGGTGGGCGAGTCGGCGACCGAGCAGGTATCAGCGTCTTCGCCGTCTCGGGACGGAAATCCGTCGAGCAGGACGTGAGTCGCATCGTCAAGTCCGTCGGCCGGGTGACCACCGTCGAGGTGCCGGACGACATCGAGGACATTGACGGCTACGAACCCGTCGACTCGGCGACGAAGGACAAACTCGCCGGTCAGACGCTGCTGTTCCCCCGGCGACTCACCGTCGAAGAGTTACAGACACGGTTCGTCGAGCGGCTCCGCATCGACTACGACGTCGGGTACGTCGACGTGGAGTTCGCCGAGGACGCGAGCATCGAATACCTCGCGTTGGGACGGCGGGAATCCGGTCTCGGACCGACGCTACCGCCCGGTAGTGCTGCCGTCGCCGTCAGGGCGGACCCGCCGAACAACGCCAGTCCCGGCGACGCCGTTCAGGTCTGGACGACCGGCGACGGGGAGGAAGCGTCGCCACACCGGGTGACGAACGCGGAGCTCCGGGGCACGGCCGAGGACGTGGTGACCCTGACGATGGACGAGCGGGATGCACGGCGCTTCGACACCGAGCGCCGATATCGACTCGTCACTCTCCCCGTCGAGGCTCGAACAGACAGGGAGTTCGCCGCCCAGTTGCGCGCCGCCGAGGAGACGACGACTGCAGTCACAATCGAGTCAGGAAGTCCCCTCGTCAACTCCAGTGTCGGCGCACTCGACATCGCCGTCGTCGCGGTCCGAACGTCTGCTGGCGATATCGAGGCGATTCCGCCGCGAAGGCGACCACTCGCTCCCGGCGAGACGGTGTACGCTATCGCTCGTCCGGCACAACTCCGTCAACTGGAGGCGGCTGCCGCGGTGGACGGCCAGTAG